A DNA window from Hordeum vulgare subsp. vulgare chromosome 1H, MorexV3_pseudomolecules_assembly, whole genome shotgun sequence contains the following coding sequences:
- the LOC123446151 gene encoding solute carrier family 35 member F2-like, which produces METKAKDAWRLPLVLFLGQLVAFSMAACSFASSFIANLGVDAPLAQSFCTHLLLTLVYVPILLRRRQKLRIPWYWYLALAFVDVQGNYLVTEAYQYSSITSVTLLDCWTVVWVIMLTWYVLGTRYSFWQFLGATTCVAGLALVLLSDAKSPDAQDPDKMPLLGDALVIAGTVCYAFSNVGEEHCVKKNDRVELVAMLGLFGMLVGTIQILIFERKSIEAIAWSPTMISLFAGYAVAGFIFYTITPFVLKMSGATLFNLSLLTSDMWAVAIRVYFYQQQINWLYYLAFTVVAIGLIIYSLNESSSVDGTATSTEAAAHYQQLPSEDNSTGSGSNLDREERKQQEAHIC; this is translated from the exons ATGGAGACGAAGGCCAAGGACGCATGGCGCCTGCCGCTGGTGCTCTTCCTCGGCCAGCTCGTGGCCTTCTCCATGGCCGCCTGCAGCTTCGCCTCCTCTTTCATTGCCAATCTGG GAGTTGATGCACCGCTCGCGCAATCATTCTGCACACATCTCCTGTTGACCTTGGTTTATGTGCCGATCCTCCTGCGTCGACGGCAGAAGCTGCGA ATACCTTGGTATTGGTACTTGGCGCTGGCCTTCGTCGATGTCCAGGGGAACTACCTGG TTACCGAGGCGTACCAGTACTCATCCATCACCAGCGTAACGTTGTTGGATTGTTGGACTGTTGTATGGGTCATCATGCTCACCTGGTACGTGCTAGGCACAAGGTATTCTTTCTGGCAATTTCTGGGGGCAACCACCTGTGTGGCTGGGCTAGCGCTTGTGCTCCTTTCAGATGCAAAATCACCAGATGCACAAG ATCCAGATAAAATGCCACTTCTAGGAGATGCACTTGTCATTGCCGGGACAGTTTGTTATGCATTTTCTAATGTCGGGGAG GAACACTGCGTCAAGAAGAACGACAGAGTAGAACTTGTCGCGATGCTTGGACTATTTGGGATGCTTGTCGGTACAATTCAGAT ACTTATATTCGAAAGGAAGAGCATAGAAGCAATTGCCTGGTCTCCAACAATG atAAGTTTGTTTGCAGGATACGCCGTTGCAGGATTTATATTCTACACCATTACTCCTTTTGTCCTAAAG ATGAGTGGAGCAACATTGTTTAACCTCTCACTCTTAACATCTGACATGTGGGCAGTCGCCATTCGAGTATATTTCTATCAACAACAG ATAAACTGGTTGTACTATCTAGCATTCACAGTCGTGGCCATTGGGTTGATCATCTACTCACTAAA TGAGAGTTCTTCGGTCGATGGAACAGCTACAAGTACAGAAGCAGCAGCTCACTATCAACAACTTCCAAGTGAGGATAACTCAACAGGAAGTGGTTCTAATTTGGATAGAGAAGAAAGGAAGCAACAAGAAGCTCACATCTGTTAA